One window of the Serinus canaria isolate serCan28SL12 chromosome 9, serCan2020, whole genome shotgun sequence genome contains the following:
- the SLITRK3 gene encoding SLIT and NTRK-like protein 3: protein MMKPSTAETLHKGRMLWIILLSTIALAWTTPIPLIEDSEELDEPCFDPCYCEVKESLFHIHCDNKGFINISQITESWSRPFKLYLQRNSMRKLYTNSFLHLNNAVSINLGNNALQDIQTGAFNGLRVLKRLYLHENKLDIFRNDTFLGLESLEYLQADYNVIKRIESGAFRNLSKLRVLILNDNLIPMLPTNLFKSVSLTHLDLRGNRLKVLSYRGMLDHIGRSLMEIQLEENPWNCTCEIVQLKSWLERIPYTALVGDITCETPFHFHGKDLREIKRSKLCPMLSDSEVEASLGIPQLSSSKENAWPTKPSSMLSSFHFTASSVEYKTSNKQPKPTKQPRAPRPPPTPRGLYPGPNQPPVAAYQTRPPIPIICPTGCSCSLHINDLGLTVNCKERGFHNISELLPRPLNAKKLYLSGNLIQKIYRSDFWNFSSLDLLHLGNNRISYVQDGAFINLPNLKSLYLNGNDIERLTPGMFRGLQSLHYLYFEYNLIREIQPAAFSLMPNLKLLFLNDNLLRTLPTDAFAGTSLARLNLRNNHFLALPVAGVLEHLHAIVQIDLKLNPWDCTCELVPLKQWLEALSSVSVVGEVLCASPEPLARRDLRSLELAALCPAALRPAAAASPPAAAPPPPAATGAAAYELPPAAAAAAVPLSVLILSLLVLFFSAVLVAAGLFAFVLRRRRRKLPFRGPRAEAADLGAVPLRCPRLFPEGGGGGGGGGGGGGCPGERSPEKAPPAGHVYDYIPHPVTQMCNNPIYKPREEEEAAGGGGEAAELLRGGGERGFAHPAAPAAAPEPGSSYRTLLEKEQEWSLAVSSSQLNTIVAVHPQHPAGGGLAAGALGAPAAAAGGAPRDRDRPPPCAVGFVDCLYGTVPKLKELHVHPPGMQYPDLQQDARLKETLLFAAGKGFPDHQTPTSEYLELRAKLQTKPDYLEVLEKTTYRF, encoded by the coding sequence ATGATGAAACCTTCCACGGCAGAGACGCTTCATAAAGGAAGGATGTTGTGGATAATTCTTCTAAGCACAATTGCTCTAGCATGGACTACACCTATTCCCTTGATAGAGGACTCGGAGGAACTGGATGAGCCCTGCTTTGATCCATGTTACTGTGAAGTGAAGGAGAGCCTTTTCCATATACATTGTGACAACAAGGGATTTATAAATATTAGTCAGATAACAGAGTCGTGGTCGAGACCTTTTAAACTTTATCTGCAGAGGAATTCCATGAGGAAATTGTACACCAACAGTTTTCTTCACTTGAACAATGCAGTATCTATTAACCTTGGGAACAATGCACTGCAGGACATTCAGACGGGGGCTTTTAACGGGCTCCGAGTTCTGAAGAGGTTGTATTTGCACGAAAACAAATTGGACATTTTCAGGAACGACACTTTCCTGGGTTTGGAAAGTCTGGAATATCTGCAGGCAGATTACAATGTCATTAAAAGGATTGAAAGCGGGGCGTTTCGAAACCTAAGTAAATTGAGGGTCCTTATCCTAAATGACAATCTTATCCCCATGCTCCCCACCAATTTATTTAAGTCTGTGTCCTTAACCCACTTGGACTTGCGGGGGAACCGCCTCAAAGTCCTTTCGTACCGCGGGATGTTGGACCACATTGGCAGGAGCCTGATGGAGATCCAGCTGGAGGAGAACCCGTGGAACTGTACGTGCGAGATTGTGCAGCTCAAGAGCTGGCTGGAGCGCATCCCCTACACCGCTCTGGTGGGGGACATCACCTGCGAGACCCCCTTCCACTTCCACGGGAAGGACCTGCGGGAAATCAAGAGAAGCAAGCTCTGCCCCATGCTGTCCGACTCCGAGGTGGAagccagcctgggcatccctcaGCTGTCCTCCAGCAAGGAGAACGCGTGGCCTACGAAGCCTTCCTCCATGCTGTCCTCCTTCCATTTCACCGCTTCCTCTGTTGAGTACAAAACGTCCAACAAGCAGCCCAAGCCCACCAAGCAGCCCCGGGCGCCCCGGCCTCCCCCGACCCCCCGTGGCCTGTACCCCGGGCCCAACCAACCGCCCGTGGCTGCCTACCAGACCCGGCCCCCCATCCCCATCATCTGCCCCACCGGCTGCTCTTGCAGTTTGCACATCAACGACCTGGGCCTGACGGTCAACTGCAAGGAGCGGGGATTCCACAACATCTCCGAGCTCCTGCCCAGGCCCTTGAACGCCAAGAAGCTGTACCTGAGCGGGAATTTGATCCAGAAAATCTACCGCTCCGATTTCTGGAATTTTTCCTCCTTGGATCTCTTACACCTGGGGAACAACCGGATCTCCTACGTGCAGGACGGGGCGTTCATCAACCTGCCGAACCTCAAGAGCCTGTACCTGAACGGGAACGACATCGAGCGGCTGACCCCGGGCATGTTCCGGGGCCTGCAGAGTTTGCATTACCTGTACTTCGAGTACAACCTGATCAGGGAAATCCAGCCGGCGGCCTTCAGCCTCATGCCCAACCTGAAGCTCCTCTTCCTCAACGACAACCTGCTCCGCACGCTGCCCACCGACGCCTTCGCCGGCACCTCCCTGGCGCGCCTCAACCTGCGCAACAACCACTTCCTGGCGCTGCCGGTGGCCGGGGTGCTGGAGCACCTGCACGCCATCGTGCAGATCGACCTGAAGCTCAACCCCTGGGACTGCACCTGCGAGCTGGTGCCGCTGAAGCAGTGGCTGGAGGCGCTCAGCTCCGTCAGCGTGGTGGGCGAGGTGCTGTGCGCCAGCCCCGAGCCGCTGGCCCGCCGCGACCTGCGCTCTCTGGAGCTGGCCGCGCTGTGCCCCGCCGCCCtgcgccccgccgccgccgcctcgccccccgccgccgccccgccgccgcccgccgccacCGGCGCGGCCGCCTACGAGCTGCCCCCGGCCGCCGCGGCCGCGGCCGTGCCGCTCTCCGTGCTCATCCTCAGCCTCCTCGTCCTCTTCTTCTCCGCCGTGCTGGTGGCCGCCGGGCTCTTCGCCTTCGTGCTGCGCCGCCGCCGGAGGAAGCTGCCGTTCCGCGGCCCGCGGGCGGAGGCGGCGGACCTGGGCGCGGTGCCGCTGCGCTGCCCGCGGCTCTTCCccgagggcggcggcggcggcggcgggggcggcggcggcggggggtGCCCCGGGGAGCGGTCCCCGGAGAAGGCGCCCCCGGCGGGCCACGTCTACGACTACATCCCGCACCCGGTGACCCAGATGTGCAACAACCCCATCTACAAGCCGCGGGAGGAGGAAGAGGCGGCGGGTGGCGGCGGCGAGGCGGCCGAGCTGCTGCGGGGCGGCGGCGAGCGCGGCTTCGCCCaccccgccgcccccgccgccgcgccgGAGCCGGGCAGCAGCTACCGCACCttgctggagaaggagcaggagtggAGCCTGGCCGTGTCCAGCTCGCAGCTCAACACCATCGTGGCCgtgcacccccagcaccccgCGGGCGGAGGGCTGGCGGCGGGCGCGCTCGGggcgccggcggcggcggcggggggagcCCCGCGGGACCGCGACCGCCCGCCGCCCTGCGCCGTGGGGTTCGTGGACTGCCTCTACGGCACCGTGCCCAAGCTGAAGGAACTGCACGTCCACCCCCCCGGCATGCAATACCCGGACCTGCAGCAGGACGCCAGGCTGAAGGAGACCCTGCTCTTCGCGGCCGGCAAGGGCTTCCCGGACCACCAAACCCCCACAAGCGAATACCTCGAGTTAAGGGCCAAACTCCAAACCAAGCCGGATTACCTCGAAGTCCTGGAGAAGACCACGTACCGGTTCTGa